The following are encoded in a window of Panicum virgatum strain AP13 chromosome 5N, P.virgatum_v5, whole genome shotgun sequence genomic DNA:
- the LOC120672278 gene encoding uncharacterized protein LOC120672278, which yields MEGPSPSSKAKQSCDSADAVNDVKNAGNAKKIFSTKLSLPKFIAISKLLTPDQKSLVDSMGFSHLLDLCCESVPRGISIWLAKHFDVKSRTLILPNGSRIVITPLFVHRVLGIPIGGKAVSKRCEDSVKSWICQETKCKGSNPTINELKALFTPQLSGGKFKIIYFELLDVPITREYQHISLLKFWSTDMIKAFETLDAEDDEHSVFGRLPVLFFNINADERFEQNHFLGKHCR from the exons ATGGAAGGTCCATCCCCATCATCAAAGGCAAAACAAAGTTGTGATTCTGCAGATGCGGTTAATGATGTGAAGAATGCAGGGAATGCAAAGAAG attttctcAACAAAATTGAGTTTACCCAAGTTCATAGCTATATCAAAACTGCTTACACCCGACCAGAAAAGCCTAGTGGATAGCATGGGGTTTTCCCACCTGCTCGACCTTTGTTGTGAGTCAGTCCCCAGAGGAATCAGCATATGGCTTGCAAAACATTTTGATGTAAAGTCTAGAACTCTTATCTTACCAAATGGTTCCAGAATAGTCATAACTCCACTTTTTGTTCATCGTGTCCTGGGAATTCCTATTGGTGGCAAAGCTGTATCAAAGAGGTGCGAGGACTCTGTAAAGAGTTGGATCTGCCAAGAAACAAAATGCAAAGGCAGCAACCCAACTATTAATGAGCTCAAGGCTCTTTTCACACCCCAGCTCAGTGGCGGGAAATTCAAG ATAATATACTTTGAGCTTCTAGACGTACCAATTACCAGGGAATATCAACACATATCACTACTCAAGTTCTGGTCAACCGATATGATTAAAGCATTCGAAACCCTTGATGCTGAAGATGACGAGCACTCTGTATTTGGCCGACTGCCG GTTCTCTTTTTTAATATAAATGCAGATGAAAGATTTGAGCAAAACCATTTTCTGGGAAAGCACTGTAGATGA